The Pseudodesulfovibrio sp. zrk46 genome contains a region encoding:
- a CDS encoding 4Fe-4S dicluster domain-containing protein produces MAIYKIKFDKKRCIACDACLVHCKVKNKVPTGLSLNRMIAEGPIADKDGNPTAKLKYENCRHCKKPQCVPASNGAFYVREDGLVLIDETKEISKELAMEIIEACPWNIPVFDENSGKTLKCDYCVDRIDAGGIPACVTGCTANALEFVRPE; encoded by the coding sequence ATGGCCATTTACAAAATCAAATTTGACAAGAAACGCTGCATTGCCTGTGACGCCTGTCTCGTTCACTGCAAGGTGAAGAACAAGGTGCCCACCGGGTTGAGCCTCAACCGCATGATCGCGGAAGGCCCCATTGCCGACAAGGACGGCAATCCCACGGCAAAGCTGAAGTACGAAAACTGCCGTCACTGCAAGAAGCCGCAGTGCGTTCCCGCCAGTAACGGGGCGTTTTACGTGCGAGAGGACGGTCTCGTTCTGATCGATGAGACCAAAGAGATCAGCAAGGAACTTGCCATGGAGATCATCGAGGCATGTCCCTGGAATATTCCGGTATTCGATGAGAATAGCGGAAAGACGCTGAAATGTGACTACTGCGTGGATCGGATTGATGCCGGCGGCATCCCGGCCTGCGTGACCGGCTGTACTGCCAATGCATTGGAATTTGTGCGGCCTGAATAA